A single Glycine soja cultivar W05 chromosome 14, ASM419377v2, whole genome shotgun sequence DNA region contains:
- the LOC114383459 gene encoding amino acid permease 3-like: MMENGGKQTFEVSNDTLQQGGSKSFDDDGRLKRTGTIWTASAHIVTAVIGSGVLSLAWAIAQLGWLAGPIVMILFSIVTYYTSTLLACCYRSGDQLSGKRNYTYTQAVRSNLGGLAVMFCGWVQYANLFGVAIGYTIAASISMMAVKRSNCYHSSGGKNPCKMNSNWYMISYGVAEIIFSQIPDFHELWWLSIVAAVMSFTYSFIGLGLGIGKVIGNGRIKGSLTGVTVGTVTESQKIWRSFQALGNIAFAYSYSMILIEIQDTIKSPPAESQTMSKATLISVLITTVFYMLCGCFGYASFGDASPGNLLTGFGFYNPYWLIDIANVGIVIHLVGAYQVYCQPLFSFVESHAAARFPNSDFMSREFEVPIPGCKPYRLNLFRLVWRTIFVILSTVIAMLLPFFNDIVGLIGAIGFWPLTVYLPVEMYITQTKIPKWGPRWICLQMLSAACFVVTLLAAAGSIAGVIDDLKVYKPFVTSY, translated from the exons ATGATGGAAAACGGTGGCAAACAGACATTTGAAGTCTCAAATGACACGCTTCAACAAGGAGGTTCCAAGAGCTTTGATGATGATGGCCGTCTCAAAagaactg GAACTATATGGACTGCAAGTGCCCACATAGTAACAGCTGTTATTGGTTCTGGGGTGCTATCTTTGGCTTGGGCGATTGCTCAGCTAGGTTGGCTTGCTGGTCCTATTGTGATGATTCTGTTCTCTATTGTGACTTATTATACCTCAACTCTTCTAGCTTGTTGTTACCGTTCTGGTGACCAACTCAGTGGCAAGAGAAACTACACTTACACACAAGCTGTTAGATCCAACCTTG GTGGTCTTGCGGTCATGTTTTGTGGGTGGGTTCAGTATGCAAACCTATTTGGAGTGGCAATTGGGTACACCATAGCAGCTTCCATAAGCATGAT GGCAGTCAAAAGGTCTAATTGTTATCATAGTAGCGGAGGGAAAAATCCATGCAAAATGAATAGCAATTGGTACATGATTTCATATGGTGTTGCGGAAATTATCTTCTCCCAAATTCCAGATTTCCATGAGTTGTGGTGGCTCTCTATTGTAGCTGCTGTCATGTCCTTCACATACTCATTCATTGGACTTGGCCTTGGTATTGGTAAAGTTATAG GAAACGGAAGAATTAAAGGAAGCCTAACTGGTGTAACTGTTGGGACTGTGACAGAATCCCAGAAAATTTGGAGGAGTTTCCAAGCTCTTGGTAACATAGCCTTTGCCTACTCCTACTCAATGATCCTTATTGAAATTCAG GACACAATCAAATCTCCTCCAGCAGAGTCACAGACAATGTCCAAGGCTACTTTAATCAGTGTTTTGATCACAACCGTTTTCTATATGTTATGTGGCTGCTTTGGCTATGCTTCTTTCGGAGATGCAAGCCCGGGAAACCTTCTCACTGGCTTCGGCTTCTATAACCCATATTGGCTCATTGACATAGCCAATGTTGGCATAGTTATCCACCTTGTTGGTGCATACCAAGTTTACTGCCAACCCCTCTTCTCATTCGTGGAATCACATGCAGCAGCAAGGTTCCCAAATAGTGATTTTATGAGCAGAGAGTTTGAAGTACCAATCCCTGGCTGCAAACCCTACAGGCTCAACCTCTTCAGGTTGGTTTGGAGGacaatttttgtgattttgtcaACTGTGATAGCCATGCTCCTACCATTCTTCAATGACATTGTAGGGCTTATTGGAGCCATTGGATTTTGGCCCCTCACTGTTTATTTACCAGTGGAGATGTATATAACTCAAACTAAGATACCAAAGTGGGGCCCAAGATGGATATGCCTACAAATGCTTAGTGCTGCATGCTTTGTAGTTACTCTATTAGCTGCAGCAGGTTCCATTGCTGGGGTTATTGATGATCTTAAAGTTTACAAGCCATTCGTCACCAGCTACTAA